The genomic segment CATATGCCTTTTCCACACCTGGAAAGGAGAGCACGAGATTTTCCATATCTTTCATACGTTTGATATATTCTTCGATATTTGCTCGACGAGCACCTGGACGAACGGCGCTAATCGCATCAGCGATCATGATAATACCTGTTTCGATACACGTTGCTGGGATAGCATTATGATGACCTTCTGTGATATTGATGAGTCGTTCATCAAATCCATACTTTCGAAGAATTTTCCCACCAATTTCTGGATGTGTCCCCTCGATATCGTGGTCCAGAGCTTTACCGATGTCGTGGAGGATACCTCATCTGAGGGCGATCTCTGGATCAGCTCCCACTTCACGAGCGATAGCTTCTGCGATATAGGCAACTTCTTGAGAATGTTTGAGAATATTTTGACCGAAACTCGTACGAAAACGGAGCTTACCGATCAAGCTCACGACTTCATCTGGAAATCCAGTAATTCCCATCTCAGAACATACCTGTTCACCGAGCTTGAGAAGGAGTTTTTCGGCATCTCGTTGGTTATTTTGGACGATTTCCTCGATACGAGCTGGCTGGATCCTCTTATCTCCGAGGAGATCTTCGAGTGATTTTTTCGCGACATAACGACGGAAGAGATCAAAGCTAGAAATAAAGATAGTATTTGGTGTGTCATCGATGATGATAGAAACACCTGTTTCTTTTTCAAATGTTGTGATATTTCGACCTTCTTTCCCGATAATCCGTCCTTTGAGGTCATCACTTTCGAGCTCAATCGTTGTCTGGGTGGTTTCGGCTGTCACAGCACTTGCATACTGTTGCATACTGTTCACGAGAATCTCACGACACAGTTCTTCTTCTCGATTTTTGAGTTCCGATTTTTTCTTCTCGATTTGTTTGATAAAATCACCCTCATATTGTTCTTCAATCTGAGCGAAGAGTCGCGTTTGTGCCTCTTCGACAGAAAGTCCAGCAATTTCAGAGAGTTTTTTGCCGATTTCTTTTTTCTTTTCTCCGAGGAGTTCATCTTCTCTGGCGAGTGATTCCTTCGCGGTATTCAGATCCTCTGTCTTTTTAACCAGCTCTTCAAGTTTTTGATCCAGTTTTTCTTCTTTTTGCTCGAGACGTTTTTCGAGATCAATCGCCTTCTTTTCTATCTCTGCTGCTCTATCCCTCTCTTCCTTTGCTTGTTTGCGTGCTTCTTCGAGTATTTTATCACTTTCGTGATCGGCTTTTTTTCTGATATCTCTTGCTGATTTTTCTGCTTCCGCAACGAGATTATTCGCATAGCCAGCACCACGCTTATTTTGAACAGTCTGGTAGAAAAAATATCATCCAACACCAATAAATAGACCTATAATAAGGCCGAGTATGAGTTCCATATCTAGGGAGTAAAAAATTAAAATGATCGATGGCACAAACACATTTCCAGAAAATATTCTTTTTGAGAGAATAGAAGGGACTTTTTGTGTAAAAAACGTAGAATAGAGAAAATAAACACTTCTGACTCCTCTCACCTTCTTCAATAATAATTCAAAAAAATAGCTTCTGTTTTCCTGATGTGCCGTTTTCGTGTGATACTTTTGTTGTAGAGCACACCTCTCGATCAGAGTCATAGTATGAAAAATAAGAGAAAAGGCAAGAAGGAACACTGTGATTTTTGGGGTTGAATTCGTTTTGTGAGTTTCATCGATTATAGAAAAAGACATTCTCTCTCTATTTCTCATCTATGATTTGGCATTTTTATAATAGAAACTATACTGTGTAGGATATAGTAGGCAGACGTTATCATTATTTTTTATGAAAAAACACTGAAAAAAAATACTTTCTGGCTTTACGCTCATCGAGTTGACAGTAGCCATAGCTATTGTTACTGTTCTCGCCACTGCAGGGCTTGCTGCCTACACAGGATACCTCAAAAATGTCAGAGACACGACTCGGATATCCGATATTGCTCTTATGAATTCCATTGTTCTCGATAATATTCGTTTGCAAGGAACAATTCCGACATCAATTCCAGAATTCACGACACTTATCACTACGGCAAATAATGGCCAACCGATTGTAGATCCCCTTGATAAAAAAGTCGCCTGCCTTACTTCTGCTACCGATAATACCCAAGATTACTGTGGCTATATCTACAATACCTGTGATGATGGAGCTGGATATGTGATAAGTGCAAAATTTGAAACTACTTATCAGACACAACGCTATACTCAGATATCCAACGAGGCAGCGTGGTACTATCATCTTGGACGTTGCACAGCGCTTGATTTACCCCCAGCTGCGAGTATTCCTCCTCCAGTTGCCTGTAGAACAAAGGCGGATTGCGAACTCAATAGTGTCTGTGTCTGACCTCCGCCAAAACATTGTCGAGAAAAAAATCTCCAAAGCATTGGATCAGAGTGTGATGTAGATGACGACTGCGATAGTAATAATTGCAACGTAAACGCTCACAAGTGCAAAAATTAGAGCTTGATTTTCCTCATTTTATTGTAAGATAGGAAGCGTTCATAGATATGTTTATAGTTTTAGGTTTCCAAGCAGATTCTTTGTCAGCTCTTTTAAATAAAACAGGGTAGATTCCTGCCTTCGCAGGAATGACGAAAATTCATTCCTTCTTTTTTATTTTTTCTTTCTTCTCTTTTCTTTATCCATGACCACCTCCCCCCGCCATGTCTGATACGTGACGCTTCTCTGAAGGCCAAGCTCTGGGAAATCCAGCTTTGTGAATGCTGCTATTGGTGATAAAATCAGTATCGTTTCTGCTATTCCCCAGACGACGAGACGCCTTATCCGTGGTATCTATACCGACAAAAACTGTCAGATAATTTTTCAAGATGTTCCAGGGCTTCATTCCAGCTCTCACAACTGGAATCAGTCTATTAACTGGGTGACGAAATCCGCGCTCGAAGATACTGATATTATTCTGCGTATTATCGATGGTGCAAGACCAAAAGGCCTCGAAGAAGAAATGATTGATACGCTGGTTTTAGAAGCAAAAGTTCCCGTCGTAACGATCGTGAGCAAGGTAGATACGATGAATGAGTTTGAGAAACATCTCTACCCAAAAGGAACGATATTTGTCTCAAGTATCACGAAGGAAGGCATCAAAGAAGTCATCGCCCAGCTCGCAACACTCTTACCAAAATGACCGCTCCTCTACCCAGAAGATGATATCACCGACCAAGATATCTACACTCGTGCGAGTGAAATCATTCGTGAAAAAATATTTCTCTCCACCTATGAGGAAGTGCCTCACTGTACCTATGTCGATGTCGATATGATGGAAGATAAAGGAAATCTCGTCAAAATCCTCGCTTATATCTACTGTATGACCGACTCTCAGAAAAAAATACTTGTCTGAAGCCATGGGGCGATGATAAAAGAAATCGGTACTTTAGCGAGAAAAGACCTGCAGGATCTCTTCGAAAAAAAGGTCTACCTCGACCTCCATGTCAAAGTCAGTGCTGGATGGCAGACACGAGACACTATCACACAGAAAATATTGGGAAAGAAATAGATGTTTCTTCTCGTTATCCCTTCCATCATTGCTGAGGAGGGAAGTTTTTTACTGATTCTTGCTCACCAATCTTGCCACCACTGAAATGGGGTTTCGGGGGACAAACTGTTTGAGCGGGATGAATGCAGAGTGTTTGATGAATGGGGAAAATAGCGAGTTTTTGTCCCCTGAATGGTTTTGGGTACTTTTGCCACCAAAAGTACCAGAAGGGTGCCAGTAACTGGAATTGTTTGATGACCTGGATTCTCGGGTCAAGCCCGAGAATGACGGAAATAAGTGTTTTTAATACAAAAAGTACAAAGGAGCTCGTTTCCCTTTTTCGTCAAGAGGAAAAACCATAAAAATCCGGCTCTCTCGGTAAAAAATCTTGTAGAGAAGCGGGTTTTTGTTATAGTGTACAAAATTTTACTTTTAATGTTTACATTATGCGCGGCGATCGAAATATCATCTCTCAGACGACACCACCTTGGACTACAGCTCTTATCGTGATTATTGCGCTACTCTTTGTCATCCTCATCTGGAGATTTGTGAGTGGTGGAAGTGCCCCCGATCTCGCGACAGCACCTGTCAGTCTCAGAATGACCGACGCAACTAGCTCCGTCCTACTCACGGGTCAGGATAAAAAAGAAAAAACTGTTCAGGCAAATACACCTCTGGCTGATCTTGATCTTATAGAAGTGAAAAATGGTACTGCAAAGCTCGCTTTTTTGAATAATGACAAAAATTCCCTTAACCTCAATATGGGGACAAAAATACGCTACCTCGGTCTTGGCACGGATAATAAAACACAATTTCGTCTCGAAAATAAGGATCTCTGGGTACAGGCAGATACTGGTGATATCTCACTCGATCTTCTCGGTGTCGTCGTACTTCCTGCATCAGGAAGTGTACTCAATATCGCAAAGAATGAGCTCTTTACCACCATCACTGTCCTACAAGGCACGGCGACTATCAGTATAGAAGCGAAGACTCTCGAAATGAGTGCTGGACAACAACTCAATTATTCGACGCTTCGTACCGTGACATATGACGATCTCTCGACTCGTATTGCTCCTATCAATCCTGATACACTCTCGAGTCCATGGATGTCTCTCAATGGCGCCAGTGCATACACGACGACCCTTGTTTCCTCAGCACAGGCAGCGACAACTGGAACCGGTGGTTCTACTCTTGGAGGTGGCTTGGTACTATTTGAATCTCCTGTCGAT from the Candidatus Gracilibacteria bacterium genome contains:
- the era gene encoding GTPase Era, producing MTTSPRHVGYVTLLGRPSSGKSSFVNAAIGDKISIVSAIPQTTRRLIRGIYTDKNCQIIFQDVPGLHSSSHNWNQSINWVTKSALEDTDIILRIIDGARPKGLEEEMIDTLVLEAKVPVVTIVSKVDTMNEFEKHLYPKGTIFVSSITKEGIKEVIAQLATLLPKGPLLYPEDDITDQDIYTRASEIIREKIFLSTYEEVPHCTYVDVDMMEDKGNLVKILAYIYCMTDSQKKILVGSHGAMIKEIGTLARKDLQDLFEKKVYLDLHVKVSAGWQTRDTITQKILGKK
- the rny gene encoding ribonuclease Y, with amino-acid sequence MELILGLIIGLFIGVGGYFFYQTVQNKRGAGYANNLVAEAEKSARDIRKKADHESDKILEEARKQAKEERDRAAEIEKKAIDLEKRLEQKEEKLDQKLEELVKKTEDLNTAKESLAREDELLGEKKKEIGKKLSEIAGLSVEEAQTRLFAQIEEQYEGDFIKQIEKKKSELKNREEELCREILVNSMQQYASAVTAETTQTTIELESDDLKGRIIGKEGRNITTFEKETGVSIIIDDTPNTIFISSFDLFRRYVAKKSLEDLLGDKRIQPARIEEIVQNNQRDAEKLLLKLGEQVCSEMGITGFPDEVVSLIGKLRFRTSFGQNILKHSQEVAYIAEAIAREVGADPEIALRGGILHDIGKALDHDIEGTHPEIGGKILRKYGFDERLINITEGHHNAIPATCIETGIIMIADAISAVRPGARRANIEEYIKRMKDMENLVLSFPGVEKAYALSAGREVRVFVNPRNISDLEAEKLSRDIAIGIQDNLQYPGEVKVMVSRENRFVEYAR
- a CDS encoding prepilin-type N-terminal cleavage/methylation domain-containing protein, with translation MKKHGKKILSGFTLIELTVAIAIVTVLATAGLAAYTGYLKNVRDTTRISDIALMNSIVLDNIRLQGTIPTSIPEFTTLITTANNGQPIVDPLDKKVACLTSATDNTQDYCGYIYNTCDDGAGYVISAKFETTYQTQRYTQISNEAAWYYHLGRCTALDLPPAASIPPPVACRTKADCELNSVCVGPPPKHCREKNLQSIGSECDVDDDCDSNNCNVNAHKCKN